A genomic region of Caldicellulosiruptor acetigenus contains the following coding sequences:
- a CDS encoding MBL fold metallo-hydrolase: MKVKILVNNWTFKGGYLAEHGISILIIKDGKRILFDCGQTNAIVKNIEKMGVSFDFDAIVLSHAHYDHTGGLKFLVERTDCSIWVHNGFFEKKFAKREGEYKFIGENFEGLNMARFKIVNEDVYEIFDGIFVVNATSGKESNEFYILKDGKFQSDLFLEEQSLVVKEDGKIAVIVGCSHNGIENIVEKVEKCFSQSIFAVIGGFHSKDFQQDDLQKLCQFFKEKRIYKLVPLHCSGIETLIYFGNNLPNKLKVCGVGDEIEI; the protein is encoded by the coding sequence ATGAAAGTCAAGATACTTGTCAACAACTGGACGTTCAAAGGTGGGTATTTGGCAGAACACGGTATTTCGATTTTGATTATAAAAGATGGAAAAAGGATTTTGTTTGACTGTGGGCAAACAAATGCTATTGTGAAAAACATTGAGAAGATGGGTGTGAGCTTTGATTTTGATGCGATTGTTTTAAGCCATGCCCATTATGACCACACAGGTGGACTTAAATTTCTTGTTGAAAGAACAGATTGTAGTATTTGGGTGCATAATGGATTCTTTGAGAAAAAGTTTGCAAAAAGAGAAGGGGAGTATAAATTTATAGGTGAAAATTTTGAAGGGCTTAATATGGCAAGGTTTAAGATTGTCAATGAAGATGTCTATGAGATATTTGATGGTATTTTTGTGGTAAATGCTACTTCAGGTAAGGAATCTAATGAGTTTTATATTCTCAAAGATGGCAAATTTCAAAGCGATTTGTTTTTAGAAGAGCAGTCGCTGGTGGTAAAGGAAGATGGGAAAATTGCTGTGATTGTTGGCTGCAGTCACAATGGAATTGAGAATATTGTAGAAAAAGTGGAGAAATGCTTTTCTCAGAGCATCTTTGCAGTTATTGGTGGTTTTCATTCAAAGGACTTTCAACAGGATGATTTGCAAAAGCTTTGTCAGTTTTTCAAGGAAAAGAGAATCTATAAGCTTGTACCTCTACACTGCTCAGGGATAGAGACATTAATTTATTTTGGCAACAATCTTCCAAATAAGCTAAAGGTTTGTGGTGTGGGAGATGAGATTGAGATTTAA
- a CDS encoding amidohydrolase family protein gives MIIDFHTHCFPDDLAPRAMSKLSQNSGMPYYHDGTLSGLKESAKKAGIDMCVVLPIATKPQQTRTINRWALSVMEKNKDIICFGTVHPEFAEFKEEIKWLKENGFLGIKFHPDYQDFFVDDKKMYPFYDSIAKNDMIILFHSGVDPAFMPPYHCTPKRLQRVLKDFSGAKIIAAHMGGYRFFEETLECLIGEDMYLDTSFFFGEVDIESPEEIFRKHGIDKILFATDSPWKDQKREVEYVDSLRLSEEEKEKIFWKNAQRLLGLKIVHRAN, from the coding sequence ATGATTATAGATTTTCACACCCACTGCTTCCCAGATGACTTAGCGCCAAGAGCAATGTCAAAGCTTTCACAAAATTCTGGTATGCCATATTATCATGACGGTACTTTGTCAGGTTTGAAAGAATCTGCTAAAAAAGCTGGAATTGACATGTGCGTGGTTCTGCCCATTGCGACAAAACCTCAGCAAACAAGGACAATTAACAGATGGGCCTTGTCTGTGATGGAAAAAAACAAGGACATAATCTGTTTTGGCACAGTTCATCCTGAGTTTGCTGAGTTCAAAGAAGAAATTAAATGGCTTAAAGAAAACGGGTTTTTAGGAATAAAATTTCATCCAGATTATCAGGACTTTTTTGTTGATGATAAAAAGATGTACCCCTTTTATGATTCTATTGCAAAAAACGATATGATTATACTTTTTCACAGCGGAGTTGACCCGGCTTTTATGCCCCCTTACCACTGTACACCAAAAAGGCTTCAAAGAGTTTTAAAAGATTTTTCGGGTGCAAAGATAATTGCAGCGCATATGGGTGGATATAGGTTTTTTGAGGAGACGCTTGAGTGCTTGATAGGTGAAGATATGTATCTTGATACATCCTTTTTCTTTGGTGAAGTTGATATAGAAAGCCCGGAAGAAATTTTCAGAAAACATGGCATAGATAAGATTTTGTTTGCAACAGACTCTCCCTGGAAAGACCAGAAAAGAGAAGTTGAGTATGTAGATAGTTTAAGACTTTCTGAAGAAGAGAAAGAAAAGATTTTTTGGAAGAATGCGCAGCGGTTACTTGGACTTAAAATTGTCCATAGGGCAAACTAA